In Lacibacter sp. H375, one DNA window encodes the following:
- the rdgB gene encoding RdgB/HAM1 family non-canonical purine NTP pyrophosphatase: MQQLIFASGNRHKAEEIEAALPEGFRILTMKDAGVDEEIPEPFDTLEENSKHKAQFLAERLQQDCFAEDTGLEVEALNGEPGVRSARYAGERKDFSANTDKLLAKMQGKENRKARFRTVFSLILDGKLYQFEGICNGTILENKAGTGGFGYDPVFLPDGSSKAFAEMTMEEKNKYSHRKKGLDLMIDFLKKS, translated from the coding sequence ATGCAACAACTCATTTTCGCCAGCGGTAACAGGCACAAAGCCGAAGAAATTGAAGCCGCTCTTCCTGAAGGTTTCCGCATTCTCACCATGAAAGATGCAGGGGTTGATGAAGAAATTCCTGAGCCATTTGATACTCTTGAAGAAAATTCAAAACACAAAGCACAGTTCTTAGCAGAGCGTTTGCAACAGGATTGTTTTGCCGAAGACACGGGGCTTGAAGTGGAAGCGCTCAATGGTGAACCGGGCGTACGTTCGGCCCGTTATGCAGGCGAAAGAAAAGATTTTTCTGCCAATACTGATAAGCTTCTGGCTAAAATGCAGGGCAAGGAAAATCGCAAAGCCCGTTTCCGTACTGTTTTTTCGCTTATCCTTGATGGTAAGCTTTACCAGTTTGAAGGAATCTGTAACGGCACGATTTTAGAAAATAAAGCAGGAACAGGGGGATTTGGATACGACCCTGTATTTTTACCCGACGGAAGCAGCAAAGCTTTCGCCGAAATGACGATGGAGGAAAAGAACAAATACAGTCACCGTAAAAAAGGGCTCGACCTGATGATCGATTTCCTCAAAAAAAGTTAA
- a CDS encoding PKD domain-containing protein: MTKLSADTTPPLLRKTCKVLTLTVIACFFSTSLWSQLSTAFKAAPTSGCAPLLVNFTDESTGGATGWRWDLGNGTISTQQNPSTTYLTPGLYTVKLIITNATGKDSLVKTNYINVLQPPQVAFTTSTSSVGCFPLRVQFVDNSVSTSGGTITSWEWDFGDGTTSTAQNPYHVYYNTGNYNVALKVTNSSGCFTLLVKPSFIRASNGVKADFSASAPVNCKPPEAITFTNLTTGPGTVTYKWDFGDGGNSTVTNPLHTYTTAGTYNVRLIAESDQGCIDTITKNNQLSIGNFNSNFSFRDSVCIGDTVKFTNQSIPVPNSATWYFGDGTSSITANPIKIFSTTGAYTVKLVNNYGACVDSSTKTINVISNPVPNIVVNDSISCRAPFTVNFSNTTPGAKQWLWDFGDGAISTQQNPSHTYSTEGNYTVKLTVQLSAGCTGSITKTNFIRVQKPIVSIVGMPTGGCFPYIFSPIPSVISADSVATWLWDFGDGGTSTQQFPSHTYPGQGSYTIRLTVTTRRGCTETITYVDGVKTGTKPTANFSALPLISCAGQPINFTDLSTGMPDAWRWDFGDNKTSTNQNPTHAYDTAGFITVRLIAFKNGCPDSVTKTSYLQILPPVSKFGIVYDCNTTSTVAFSDSSVGAVTRLWSFGDGNTSTAINPTYTYAAPGVYTVTLSVSNGSCTDTSQRVVNFLNFNPTIVTDQNAKCKFQSFSFSAGNVTPANITSWSWDLGDGTTSNSASFNHFYTAVGSYTVKLVITDINGCKDSTTKVLNVYGATPSFTALPNPQCVGQSVTFTSTSVTDGIHPITNYLWKFGDGNSLNGNNATVQHSFTTASTYFPKLIVTDSYGCTDSTLTSTILDIFESKLGFYAVDSLSCPNGNVQFVNTSTGSNLSYTWDFGDGNTSTAANPAHSYAATGTYTVKLIGREAIGCVDSVIKTNYITVDVPQANFIASDTFTICPPLQVQFTNTSTFYKTALWDFGDGNTSTAANPSYSYAIPNDYIVTLTVTSAGGCTSTKQMTIRVLSNTIGNLSYNPITGCFPMQVNFAVTANNNVKYLWDFGDGNTLFTTDSTVGFNYQYPGFYVPKVILQDTQGCLTPLIGTDTIKIFGSKPDFGFDKKVLCDNGTVQFRDSSVTADIVSSYVWNFGDGNTSGLRNPSHGYTNTGVYDVTLTINTVNGCSNSITKPQLIKVVPTPQLSITGTTVYCSPATVNLNGNLINPDTSSIQWTWKVDNRIVNTKNLSSFSIPAAGTYTAWLIATNSSGCTDSTSTTITVNQTPTIDAGKDTTVCIGSSFVLTPSGATSYLWSPGTDLNCTNCTNPVSTPQNNIRYYVTGTSAGCSTTDSVFIRVKKPFAVTVSANDTLCLGESIRLQASGAELYNWSPATGLSSSTVNNPLATPTTTTTYTVIGSDSSGCFTDTKSVTVYVYNYPTINAGNDTVIMAGTTAQLLAIGSPDVISYSWSPSSTLTCTTCTNPVANPKNNTTYKVEVSNIAGCTSFDEVTVLVGCLAGRIYIPNAFTPNNDGKNDRFFVIGDGVDKIKRIIVYDRWGKPVYSKENIQGNNPAFGWDGMLNGYEQQPGMYSYIAEVVCGDGAVFKMQGTITLIR, translated from the coding sequence ATGACAAAACTGAGTGCTGACACAACACCACCACTATTAAGAAAAACCTGCAAAGTCCTGACCCTGACTGTAATTGCATGTTTTTTTTCGACTTCGTTATGGAGTCAACTCTCCACAGCTTTTAAGGCAGCCCCTACCAGTGGCTGCGCCCCCTTACTAGTAAATTTTACGGATGAATCAACCGGCGGAGCAACAGGCTGGCGCTGGGACCTCGGCAACGGAACTATTTCAACCCAGCAAAATCCATCTACCACTTACTTAACTCCAGGCCTCTATACAGTAAAACTTATAATCACCAATGCTACCGGTAAAGACTCGCTGGTAAAAACAAACTACATCAATGTTTTGCAGCCTCCCCAGGTTGCATTTACCACTTCCACGAGTTCAGTAGGCTGTTTTCCGCTTAGAGTTCAATTTGTAGACAATTCAGTTTCTACATCTGGCGGAACCATTACCTCCTGGGAATGGGACTTCGGCGATGGTACTACAAGTACAGCCCAGAACCCGTACCATGTTTATTACAACACAGGTAATTATAACGTAGCATTGAAAGTGACCAATAGCAGTGGCTGTTTTACATTATTGGTGAAGCCTTCGTTCATAAGAGCATCAAATGGTGTAAAAGCTGACTTTAGTGCCAGTGCTCCTGTAAATTGTAAACCACCTGAAGCAATCACGTTTACAAATCTCACTACAGGTCCGGGAACAGTTACCTATAAATGGGACTTTGGCGATGGTGGTAATTCAACAGTTACCAATCCTTTACATACTTATACAACAGCCGGCACCTATAATGTCCGGTTAATTGCAGAAAGTGATCAGGGCTGTATCGACACCATTACAAAAAACAATCAGTTGAGTATTGGCAACTTTAATTCTAATTTCAGTTTCAGAGATAGCGTGTGTATCGGCGATACCGTGAAGTTTACCAATCAATCGATACCAGTTCCAAATTCAGCGACCTGGTATTTTGGCGATGGCACATCGTCCATTACGGCCAACCCGATCAAGATCTTCAGTACAACCGGTGCCTATACCGTTAAGCTGGTTAATAATTATGGGGCCTGCGTTGACTCTTCAACGAAAACGATCAACGTTATCAGCAACCCTGTTCCAAACATAGTTGTCAACGATTCCATTTCCTGTCGTGCACCTTTTACTGTGAATTTTTCGAACACTACTCCCGGTGCAAAACAATGGCTTTGGGATTTTGGAGATGGCGCCATTTCCACACAACAAAACCCCTCTCACACTTATTCTACAGAAGGAAATTATACAGTTAAACTGACCGTGCAACTTTCTGCCGGTTGTACAGGTTCAATTACAAAAACAAATTTCATCAGGGTTCAGAAACCTATTGTATCAATCGTTGGAATGCCAACAGGTGGTTGTTTCCCGTATATCTTTAGTCCTATTCCCTCTGTAATATCAGCCGACTCTGTTGCAACTTGGTTGTGGGATTTTGGCGATGGCGGTACATCAACACAGCAATTCCCAAGTCATACTTATCCGGGTCAAGGCAGTTACACCATTCGCCTAACTGTAACAACAAGAAGAGGCTGTACTGAAACGATCACTTATGTTGACGGTGTAAAGACGGGAACAAAGCCAACAGCCAATTTTTCTGCTTTACCGCTTATAAGTTGTGCAGGACAGCCCATCAATTTTACTGATCTTAGCACCGGTATGCCTGATGCCTGGCGGTGGGATTTTGGCGATAATAAAACAAGTACCAATCAAAATCCAACTCATGCTTATGACACAGCAGGCTTCATCACTGTGCGATTGATTGCTTTTAAAAATGGTTGCCCTGATTCTGTAACTAAAACAAGTTACCTGCAAATACTTCCACCTGTTTCCAAATTTGGAATAGTGTATGATTGTAACACCACATCTACTGTTGCGTTTTCTGACAGTTCAGTAGGAGCAGTAACACGTCTCTGGAGTTTCGGGGACGGTAATACATCAACAGCAATTAACCCAACTTATACTTATGCTGCACCCGGCGTGTACACTGTTACATTAAGTGTTTCCAACGGAAGTTGTACCGATACATCGCAACGGGTAGTTAATTTTCTGAACTTCAATCCAACGATTGTAACAGATCAGAACGCAAAATGTAAATTCCAATCATTTAGTTTTTCTGCAGGCAATGTAACACCGGCTAACATCACATCATGGTCGTGGGACCTAGGTGATGGAACAACAAGCAACTCAGCATCCTTCAATCATTTCTACACTGCTGTAGGTAGTTACACAGTTAAACTTGTTATTACGGATATAAACGGTTGTAAAGACAGCACAACAAAAGTGTTGAATGTGTATGGAGCAACTCCATCCTTCACAGCACTTCCAAATCCGCAATGCGTAGGTCAATCAGTAACGTTTACAAGTACGTCTGTGACCGACGGAATACATCCCATCACAAATTACTTATGGAAATTTGGCGACGGCAACAGTTTGAATGGGAACAATGCAACAGTGCAACACAGTTTTACTACAGCATCAACTTATTTTCCAAAGCTGATTGTAACAGATTCTTATGGTTGTACCGACAGTACCTTAACAAGTACAATACTCGACATCTTTGAATCGAAACTTGGTTTTTACGCTGTTGATTCGTTGTCGTGTCCCAATGGCAATGTTCAATTTGTAAATACTTCAACCGGTAGCAACTTAAGTTACACCTGGGATTTTGGTGATGGTAATACCTCAACTGCTGCAAATCCTGCACATAGTTATGCCGCAACAGGTACCTATACGGTAAAGCTGATAGGACGTGAAGCAATCGGTTGTGTCGATTCCGTTATCAAAACAAATTATATTACTGTTGACGTTCCTCAAGCAAACTTCATTGCAAGCGATACATTCACAATTTGTCCTCCACTCCAAGTGCAGTTTACGAACACATCAACATTTTATAAAACAGCTCTCTGGGATTTTGGTGATGGCAATACATCAACTGCAGCAAATCCATCTTACTCTTACGCTATACCCAATGATTACATTGTAACATTAACAGTAACTTCAGCAGGTGGTTGTACAAGTACAAAGCAAATGACCATTCGTGTATTATCAAATACAATTGGTAACCTGAGTTACAATCCAATAACAGGTTGTTTCCCGATGCAGGTAAATTTTGCTGTTACCGCAAATAATAATGTAAAATATTTATGGGATTTTGGTGATGGCAATACACTGTTTACAACCGATTCAACTGTCGGTTTCAATTACCAATATCCCGGCTTTTATGTTCCGAAAGTAATTCTGCAGGACACACAGGGTTGTTTAACACCATTGATCGGTACTGACACCATAAAGATATTCGGATCGAAACCTGATTTTGGTTTTGACAAAAAAGTTTTGTGCGATAATGGTACTGTTCAGTTCCGTGATTCATCTGTTACAGCAGACATTGTCAGCAGCTATGTATGGAATTTTGGTGATGGAAATACAAGTGGCTTGCGTAACCCATCGCATGGATATACAAACACAGGTGTGTATGATGTAACACTCACGATCAACACTGTAAATGGTTGCAGTAACAGCATTACCAAACCTCAACTGATAAAGGTTGTACCAACCCCGCAATTGAGTATCACTGGAACTACTGTTTATTGTAGCCCCGCAACTGTCAATCTAAACGGCAATCTCATTAATCCTGATACATCATCTATACAATGGACCTGGAAAGTTGATAACCGAATTGTGAACACAAAGAATCTTTCAAGCTTCTCTATTCCTGCTGCAGGAACCTATACAGCATGGCTCATTGCAACAAACAGCAGTGGCTGTACAGACAGTACATCAACAACCATCACCGTTAATCAAACGCCAACCATCGATGCAGGTAAAGACACCACTGTTTGTATTGGCAGCAGCTTTGTGTTAACACCATCCGGTGCAACATCTTATTTATGGTCTCCCGGAACTGATCTGAATTGTACCAATTGTACCAATCCTGTTTCTACTCCGCAAAATAATATCCGTTATTATGTAACTGGCACTTCCGCTGGTTGCAGTACCACCGATTCTGTTTTCATTCGTGTGAAAAAACCATTTGCCGTTACCGTTAGTGCAAATGATACATTGTGTTTAGGTGAAAGCATTCGCCTGCAGGCAAGCGGCGCAGAATTATATAACTGGTCACCTGCAACAGGTTTAAGCAGCAGTACCGTAAACAATCCTTTGGCAACACCAACGACAACTACCACTTATACTGTAATTGGTTCCGACAGTAGTGGCTGCTTTACGGATACAAAATCTGTTACTGTTTATGTCTACAACTATCCAACCATCAATGCAGGTAACGATACAGTGATCATGGCAGGAACAACAGCACAATTATTGGCAATAGGTTCACCGGATGTCATTTCGTACAGCTGGTCACCTTCAAGCACTCTGACTTGTACAACTTGTACAAACCCGGTTGCAAATCCAAAAAACAATACAACATACAAAGTTGAAGTAAGCAATATTGCAGGTTGTACATCCTTTGATGAAGTAACTGTTCTGGTTGGATGTTTAGCAGGTCGTATTTACATTCCGAATGCTTTCACACCAAATAATGATGGAAAGAATGATCGCTTCTTTGTGATTGGTGATGGTGTTGACAAGATCAAACGCATCATTGTGTACGACCGTTGGGGTAAGCCAGTCTATTCAAAAGAAAACATACAGGGTAATAATCCTGCGTTTGGTTGGGATGGAATGCTCAATGGTTATGAACAACAACCGGGCATGTACAGCTATATTGCAGAAGTGGTTTGTGGTGATGGTGCTGTATTTAAAATGCAGGGAACCATTACACTCATTCGATAA
- a CDS encoding sulfatase-like hydrolase/transferase — protein sequence MKSKWFVAATFLLLLNNYSAAQQKPNIIYIMTDDLGYADLSCYGRKDYQTPHLDKLAAQGMKFTQAYAAAPVCTPTRTAFMTGRYPARTSIGLLEPWVPSTRDNSIGLNAADHSVAALVKKAGYETALIGKWHLGVGPSFSPLDNGFDYFYGIYTGAADYISHKGDGGKNDLYENRTPVYTKGYTTELLGAKTISFLKQSHNKPFFLSLQFTAPHWPWQGPNDPALPDTVPMSAKLMQSMGTPEVYKAMMKSLDDQVGVIMKTLEETGLSTNTIVIFTSDNGGEKFSDMGPYAKMKMTVWEGGVRVPAFVRWPGKIKANTVSHQQVITMDWTATILAAAGAKANEKYTLDGIDLLPFLTGKQQVLPRTFYWRIFQRRNQHAILDHNWKYIVDETGEHLFDLSVDEGERNNLVTTKPVKAEELKKKYKSWEQSVLTPLPLQ from the coding sequence ATGAAAAGCAAATGGTTTGTTGCAGCAACATTTTTACTTCTGTTAAATAATTATTCTGCTGCACAGCAAAAACCGAATATCATTTACATTATGACAGATGATCTGGGTTATGCAGATCTCAGTTGTTATGGACGCAAGGATTATCAAACTCCACATCTCGATAAACTTGCTGCACAGGGAATGAAGTTTACACAAGCTTATGCAGCGGCTCCTGTTTGCACGCCCACCCGCACAGCATTTATGACAGGTCGTTATCCTGCACGCACTTCTATTGGTTTGCTGGAACCCTGGGTGCCTTCAACACGTGACAACAGCATTGGTTTAAACGCAGCAGATCATTCAGTGGCGGCATTGGTAAAAAAAGCTGGTTATGAAACAGCACTCATTGGTAAATGGCATTTGGGTGTTGGGCCATCTTTTTCTCCGCTTGATAATGGGTTTGATTATTTCTACGGCATCTACACGGGTGCAGCTGATTATATTTCGCACAAAGGCGATGGAGGAAAAAATGATCTATACGAGAACAGAACTCCTGTTTATACAAAAGGATATACAACTGAATTACTTGGCGCAAAAACAATTTCATTCTTAAAACAATCGCACAATAAACCATTCTTTCTAAGTCTGCAGTTTACGGCGCCGCATTGGCCATGGCAGGGACCAAACGATCCTGCGTTGCCTGATACCGTTCCCATGAGTGCAAAACTTATGCAATCAATGGGAACGCCTGAAGTATATAAAGCGATGATGAAAAGTTTGGATGACCAGGTTGGAGTAATCATGAAAACATTGGAAGAAACAGGATTATCTACAAATACAATTGTGATCTTCACCAGTGATAACGGTGGTGAAAAATTTTCTGATATGGGACCCTATGCAAAAATGAAAATGACTGTATGGGAAGGTGGTGTGCGGGTTCCTGCATTTGTGCGCTGGCCCGGAAAAATTAAAGCGAATACTGTATCGCATCAACAGGTGATCACCATGGATTGGACAGCGACCATTCTTGCTGCTGCCGGTGCAAAAGCAAATGAAAAATATACACTTGATGGTATTGATCTTCTTCCGTTTCTTACAGGAAAGCAACAAGTGTTACCAAGAACATTTTACTGGCGCATCTTTCAACGTCGCAACCAACACGCCATACTTGATCATAATTGGAAATACATTGTTGATGAAACCGGTGAACATCTGTTTGATCTGTCGGTTGATGAAGGAGAACGCAACAATCTTGTTACAACCAAACCTGTAAAAGCAGAAGAGCTAAAGAAAAAATATAAAAGTTGGGAGCAATCGGTGTTAACTCCGCTACCATTGCAATGA
- a CDS encoding branched-chain amino acid aminotransferase: MIGAMEILITKSETSKLSSLDLGNVPFGKHFTDHMLVADYEDGEWKNVEIKPYQPITISPANAAMHYGQSIFEGIKAFRHENGEAYIFRPYDNYNRFNKSAERMQMPAVPEEIFIEGMRKLIEVDKDWIPMKKDHSLYIRPFMFANDDVIGVKPSDKYKFVIILCPTGPYYAVPMKIYVEEQFVRAVPGGVGFAKAAGNYGSSMYPTNEAKKKGYDQVLWTDAVEHKYLQEFGMMNGFVIIGNTAITPNLDEGTILAGVTRDSVIAILKDMGLTVEERPISIHEVVDAYNNGTLKEVFGTGTAATISMIKELCYKDNVMKFDTDKWTISPEVKRRLTDIREGRAADIHEWLFKI, translated from the coding sequence ATGATTGGTGCTATGGAAATATTAATTACAAAATCTGAAACAAGTAAACTGAGCAGCCTCGATCTGGGTAATGTTCCTTTTGGTAAACATTTTACTGATCATATGCTGGTTGCCGATTATGAAGATGGTGAGTGGAAGAATGTAGAGATCAAACCTTATCAGCCGATTACCATTTCTCCTGCTAATGCAGCCATGCATTACGGTCAAAGTATTTTCGAAGGAATCAAAGCTTTTCGTCATGAAAATGGTGAAGCTTATATTTTCCGTCCGTACGATAATTATAATCGTTTCAATAAATCAGCAGAACGTATGCAGATGCCTGCTGTGCCCGAAGAAATTTTTATAGAAGGCATGCGTAAGCTCATTGAAGTGGATAAGGATTGGATACCGATGAAGAAAGATCATTCATTGTACATCCGTCCATTCATGTTTGCAAATGATGATGTAATTGGTGTGAAGCCGAGTGATAAGTATAAGTTCGTGATCATTCTTTGTCCAACCGGTCCTTACTATGCAGTGCCGATGAAGATCTATGTGGAAGAACAATTTGTTCGTGCAGTACCCGGTGGTGTTGGCTTTGCAAAAGCAGCCGGTAACTATGGTTCATCGATGTACCCAACAAATGAAGCAAAGAAAAAAGGATACGACCAGGTATTGTGGACCGATGCTGTTGAACACAAATACCTGCAGGAATTTGGTATGATGAATGGTTTTGTGATCATTGGTAATACAGCCATTACTCCAAATCTTGATGAAGGCACCATTCTAGCCGGTGTTACAAGAGACAGTGTGATCGCAATTCTGAAAGACATGGGTTTAACTGTTGAAGAAAGGCCCATCAGTATTCATGAAGTAGTGGATGCTTACAACAACGGCACATTAAAAGAAGTGTTTGGTACAGGTACCGCAGCAACTATTTCTATGATCAAAGAATTGTGTTACAAAGACAATGTAATGAAGTTTGATACAGATAAATGGACGATCTCTCCTGAAGTGAAACGTCGTTTAACAGATATCCGTGAAGGAAGAGCAGCAGACATACACGAATGGTTATTCAAAATATAA
- a CDS encoding shikimate dehydrogenase family protein, translating into MRQFGLIGYPLSHSFSKKYFTEKFAEEGISNCNYELYPISSIDQFSQLLKDVVGLEGINVTIPYKEEVLPFLHHQSAAVKEIGACNCIKIKDGELTGYNTDVLGFRQSIEPFLRPHHQQALVLGTGGAAKAVVWVLKQLGIGYKYVSRKNADDMFRYEDLDEAVMQQYQLVINTTPLGMQPNVHDKPSLPYQYITNHHLCYDLVYNPAKTAFLQSAEERGATIKNGGDMLVIQAEESWKIWNS; encoded by the coding sequence ATGCGTCAGTTTGGTTTGATAGGATACCCGTTGAGTCATTCGTTTTCAAAAAAATATTTCACGGAGAAGTTTGCAGAAGAAGGAATCAGCAATTGCAATTATGAATTGTATCCCATCTCTTCGATAGATCAGTTTTCACAGTTGTTGAAGGATGTGGTCGGACTGGAAGGTATCAATGTCACCATTCCATACAAAGAAGAGGTATTGCCTTTTCTGCATCATCAATCAGCAGCAGTGAAGGAGATTGGTGCCTGTAATTGTATCAAAATAAAAGATGGGGAACTCACCGGTTATAATACTGATGTGCTGGGTTTCAGACAATCAATTGAACCGTTCTTACGACCACATCATCAACAGGCATTGGTGTTGGGAACAGGTGGTGCAGCTAAAGCAGTAGTATGGGTATTGAAGCAACTCGGTATCGGTTACAAGTATGTTTCCCGAAAGAATGCTGATGATATGTTCCGTTACGAAGACCTTGATGAAGCAGTTATGCAGCAATACCAGTTAGTTATCAACACTACACCCCTTGGTATGCAACCGAATGTGCATGATAAACCATCATTACCGTATCAATACATTACCAATCATCATCTCTGTTACGATCTGGTTTACAACCCTGCAAAAACAGCTTTTCTGCAATCAGCCGAAGAGCGTGGAGCAACGATCAAAAACGGGGGAGATATGTTGGTGATACAGGCCGAAGAAAGCTGGAAGATCTGGAACAGTTGA
- a CDS encoding acyl-CoA thioesterase: MSRIKLTLPEQFTFTATIPIRITDLNYGNHVGNDAVLSIIHEARMQFLSHHGFAELNCGGVGLIMSDVGIEFKNEIFYGDILSVNIAAVNFTSVGFDLYYQILNKEKLITALAKTGMVCYDYDKKKIAHVPVEVREKLGNS, encoded by the coding sequence ATGTCACGCATCAAACTAACTTTACCGGAACAGTTTACGTTCACCGCCACTATTCCCATTCGAATTACCGATCTCAACTATGGCAACCATGTTGGTAATGATGCGGTACTTTCCATTATACACGAAGCAAGAATGCAGTTCCTCTCCCATCATGGATTTGCGGAACTGAATTGTGGCGGTGTTGGTTTAATTATGAGTGATGTGGGAATTGAATTCAAAAACGAAATCTTCTACGGTGATATTTTATCGGTGAATATTGCTGCTGTAAATTTTACGTCCGTTGGCTTCGATCTCTACTACCAAATTCTGAATAAAGAAAAACTGATAACTGCACTTGCAAAAACCGGGATGGTTTGTTACGATTACGATAAGAAAAAGATTGCACATGTGCCTGTTGAAGTCAGGGAGAAATTGGGGAATAGTTAA
- a CDS encoding tetratricopeptide repeat protein, with amino-acid sequence MCRKLFILIITLVGFMAASAQADNAEENYQAGRQLRRDGKCTEAIPLFKKAIEQKPSLAAAHYELGWCYNELGQYNIALPILQQAVKLEPTGFRSLYEVGFAKYKLGRVEEALVDFNQVIKLNANYEKVYIARGDLYKDAKKNTAAALADFLKALSLDSTEKKIHYRIGWCYNDLGKFSEAVPYLQKAIGFEEQNYLSYSELGFSLFSLNKYEEAMGHLNKANTLKPGFETTIYYIGLCHVKQNKKQDAVQKYNELVQLNSNYAALLLNEIKLMK; translated from the coding sequence ATGTGCAGGAAACTCTTTATACTCATCATTACTTTAGTTGGCTTCATGGCGGCTTCTGCACAGGCAGATAATGCCGAGGAGAATTACCAGGCCGGTCGTCAGCTTCGTCGTGATGGAAAATGCACAGAGGCCATTCCACTTTTCAAAAAAGCAATTGAACAAAAGCCATCCTTAGCAGCTGCTCATTATGAGTTGGGCTGGTGTTACAATGAGCTGGGACAATATAATATTGCTTTACCAATTCTTCAACAGGCTGTAAAATTAGAACCAACGGGTTTTCGTTCACTCTATGAAGTTGGATTTGCGAAGTACAAATTAGGCAGGGTAGAAGAAGCGTTGGTTGATTTTAACCAGGTAATAAAGCTCAATGCCAATTACGAGAAGGTTTACATTGCAAGAGGCGATTTGTATAAAGATGCAAAGAAGAATACCGCTGCTGCATTGGCAGATTTTCTGAAAGCACTTTCATTAGATAGCACTGAAAAGAAAATTCATTACCGCATTGGCTGGTGTTATAACGATCTTGGAAAATTCAGTGAAGCTGTTCCTTACCTGCAGAAAGCAATCGGCTTTGAAGAGCAGAATTATCTTTCATATTCTGAATTAGGCTTCTCACTTTTTTCATTGAACAAGTACGAAGAAGCAATGGGTCATCTTAATAAAGCTAATACACTGAAGCCAGGTTTTGAAACGACTATCTACTACATCGGACTTTGCCATGTAAAGCAAAATAAAAAGCAGGATGCTGTGCAGAAGTATAATGAGCTGGTGCAATTAAACAGTAACTATGCTGCTTTGCTGCTCAATGAAATAAAGTTGATGAAGTAA
- a CDS encoding RNA polymerase sigma factor gives MIPDTDLISGCISGDRRMQKALYDKYAGKMYAVCLRYMGNADDAQDILQEGFVKIFKNLERFRGEGSFEGWVRRIFVNTAIEQIRKKKTDLSLTEKEESIEYKSVSAIENINEKDLLRIIKDLSPGYRSVFNLYVVEGYSHKEIGELLGISEGTSKSQLARARMILQDKIKR, from the coding sequence ATGATTCCTGATACCGACTTAATTAGTGGATGCATTTCCGGCGACCGTCGCATGCAGAAAGCTCTGTACGATAAATATGCCGGTAAAATGTACGCCGTTTGCCTCCGCTACATGGGCAATGCCGATGATGCACAGGATATATTACAGGAAGGATTTGTGAAGATCTTTAAAAACCTGGAACGTTTCAGAGGCGAAGGATCATTTGAAGGATGGGTACGACGCATTTTTGTAAATACCGCTATTGAACAGATCCGTAAAAAGAAAACAGACTTATCATTAACAGAGAAAGAAGAAAGTATTGAATACAAATCCGTTTCGGCGATTGAAAACATCAACGAAAAGGATTTGCTCAGGATCATTAAAGACTTATCACCCGGCTACAGAAGCGTGTTTAACCTTTATGTAGTGGAAGGATACAGTCACAAAGAAATAGGCGAACTGTTGGGCATCAGCGAAGGCACCAGCAAATCGCAATTGGCAAGAGCAAGAATGATCTTGCAAGATAAAATTAAACGCTGA